A window of Pectobacterium carotovorum genomic DNA:
TACATCGTGATCAACCACGCCGAAGAGGATCACGCCGGGGCGCTGAGCGAGCTGATGGCGCGTATTCCCAACACGCCGATTTACTGTACCTACAACGCGATCGATTCCATTACCGGTCACCATCACCACCCCGAGTGGAATTTCCACACGGTCAAAACCGGCGACACGCTGGATATCGGTAACGGCAAACAGCTGATCTTTATTGAAACACCGATGTTGCACTGGCCAGACAGTATGATGACCTACATGACCGAAGATGCCGTACTGTTCAGTAACGATGCGTTCGGTCAGCACTACTGCGATGAGCACCTGTTCAATGACGAGGTGGATCAAACCGAACTGTTCGAACAGTGCCAGCGCTATTTCGCCAATATTCTGACGCCGTTCAGCCGCTTAGTCACCGCCAAGATCCACGAAGTGCTGGGCTTTAACCTGCCGCTGTCGATGGTTGCGACCTCACACGGCGTGGTATGGCGTGACGATCCTGCTCAGATCATCCACCTGTATCTGAAGTGGGCGGACAGCTATCAGGAAGATCGTATCACGCTGTTTTACGACACCATGTCCAATAACACCCGCATGATGGCCGACGCCATTGCGCAAGGCATCAACGATGTCGACCCCGGCGTCGCGGTGAAAATCTATAACGTCGCCCGTCACGACAAGAACGAAATTCTGACGCAGGTCTTCCGCTCGAAAGGCGTGTTAGTCGGTTCATCCACCATGAATAACGTGATGATGCCGAAGGTCGCCGCCATGCTGGAAGAGATCACCGGCCTGCGTTTCCAAAACAAGAAAGCCTCGGCGTTCGGTAGCTACGGCTGGAACGGCGGTGCAGTAGACCGCGTTCAAACCCGTCTGATGGATGCCGGTTTTGAAACGACGCTGGCGCTGAAAACCAAATGGCGTCCTGACGGTTCCGCGCTGGAAATTTGTCGCAATCACGGCCGTGAAATCGCTCGTCAGTGGGCATTACATCCGCTGGATGATACGCCAGCCCGTCGCGTCATCTCGCCCGTAAAGCAGACCGCTGCGGCACCGCAAACCACCACCGCCCCGCAGAATGTGAGCGCCCCAGCCGAGAGCGCCTGCGGATGCAATGAAGTCGCTGCGGCACAGTCAACCGCACAGCCAGCGGTACAGTCAGAAAACGGTTGTATGGTGTGCAGCGTCTGCCAGTGGATCTACGATCCGGCGCTCGGCGAACCGATGCAGGATGTCACCCCTGGCACCATGTGGTCGGACGTACCAGACAGCTTCCTCTGCCCGGAATGTGGGCTGGGTAAAGACGTTTTCAATCCGATTCGCTAGGGAGAGGATGATGAAAGATATCGTGATTATTGGCGCGGGCTTTGCCGCCCGCCAGCTCATCCGACAGTTGCGCAAGCAGGATGCGCACTGCCCTATCCGCCTGATTACCGCCGACAGTGGCGATGAGTACAACAAGCCGGATTTAAGCCATGTGATGAGCCTGCAACAGCACGCCGACGATCTGACCAAACTGTCGGCAGCCGCGTTTGCCGAAGAAAACCGTATCACGCTGCTGGCCAATACGCGTGTCACCGCCATCGACCGCCATGCACAACAGGTCGTCTGCGGCACGGCTCGTTACGATTACCACAAACTGGTGTTCGCAACTGGGGCCAGCGCCATCGTGCCGCAGATTTCGGGACGCGAACATATGCTGACGCTCAATAGTCAGCAAGAATACCGCACCCATGAAGGCCGACTCTGGCAGGCCGAACGTGTGCTGGTGCTCGGTGCCGGACTTATCGGAACCGAGCTGGCAATGGATTTGGGACGCGCTGGAAAACAGGTCACGCTGGTGGACTGCGCTAACAGCATTCTGCCCGCGTTGATGCCGCCCGAAATCAGCGCGCGCCTGCAATTCACGCTAACGCAGCAGGGCGTTTCGCTGCAACTAAACACGACCCTGCAACAGTTGGAGAAAACCGAAACCGGCGTACAGGCTACATTTACCGATGGCCGCGCTGTCGAAGTGGACGAAATACTCTCCGCTATCGGTTTGCAGGCCAACACACAATTGGCGAAAGCGGCGGGGTTAACGGTACAGAAAGGCATTCAGACCAATGTGCAGTTACAGACCACCGATCCACAGATTTATGCGCTGGGCGACTGCGCAGAGATTAGCGGTAAGCTCCTGCCCTTCCTGCAACCGATTCAGCTCAGCGCGATTACGCTGGCGAAAAACCTGCTGGGTGCCAGCGAGACGCTAACGCTGCCGCCGATGCTGGTTAAAATCAAGACGCCACTGTTTCCGTTACAGATGGCAGGCGATACCACTGGCAGTGACTTACACTGGCAGCAGGAATGGAACGAACAGGGGATGGTGGCTAAAGCGCTGGATGGTCAGCAAATACTGCGCGCCTTTGTGGTCGGTGGCGAGCGGATGAAAGAGGCATTTCCGCTGCTGCGGCAGCTTTCCACCGTGAGTTCAATCACGGCCTGACACAGCAAAATAAATAATGCATTTAAAATACATATTTTCTGGTCAGCCTGCGTGCGGATTAATAGAATACGGCTATTGCTTTTAGAATTTACAGACCGAGGTAACGATGCAAGATCTCATTTGTTATAAGAAGATGCCGCAGTGGAACAGCCAGACGCTGCCTGCCGCGTTTCAGGAAAAGCACAACACGCAGGAAGGCACCTGGGCGAAACTGACCGTGTTGAAAGGGGAAATGACCTTCTCCATGCTGACCGAAGACGGCGATACGCTGGAGACATTCCAGTTCTCCGAGCAGAACCAGCCGCCGTTTGTTGAGCCGCAGGCGTGGCATCGCATCGTCTCGTTCTCTGACGATCTGGAATGTCAGCTCAGCTTTTTCTGTTCGGCGGAAGATTTCTATCATAAAAAATACGGTCTGACGCGCACCCATTCCGAAGTGATCAACGCAGTGCAGCACATCAAACCGAGCAAAACGCTGGATTTAGGCTGCGGCGGCGGGCGCAACGCGCTGTATCTGAATCTGCGTGGTTTTGACGTCACGGCCTGTGACAAGCATGAGCAAAGCATTGATTCGCTGAATAACATCATCAAGAGCGAAGCGCTGGAAAACATCCGGGCTGGCGTTTACAACATCAATCTGGCGGAAATCAAAGAACAGTACGACTTTATCCTGTCGACCGTCGTGCTGATGTTCCTGGAACGCGATCGTATTCCGCACATCATCAGCAATATGCAGGACAGCACCGTTAACGGCGGCTATAACCTGATTATCGCTGCGATGTCGACGGAAGATTGCCCGTGCCCAATGCCCTTCTCGTTTACCTTTAAAGAAGGCGAACTGAAGAACTATTACGCCGATTGGGAGATCCTCAAATATAACGAGGATATGGGCGAACTACACAAGACCGACGCGCAGGGTAACCGCATCAAACTGCGCTTCGCCACGCTGCTGGCAAGAAAGCCGTAAGCACAGGTTAGCCGTCAGAAAACCTAATCAATTAAAAAATAAGACATAAAATACAAAAGGGCCGATTACTCGGCCCTTTTTATTTCTCTATACGCTGCGTGAATCAGCTGGCTTTGCGCTCTGTCGCGATGCGGTAAGCGACCAGATCTTCAATCGTCAGCACTGGCATGTCGTGCTGTTTGGCAAACTCGATCACT
This region includes:
- the norV gene encoding anaerobic nitric oxide reductase flavorubredoxin, translating into MTIHVKNNIHWVGQRDWEVRDFHGTEYKTLQGSSYNSYLIREEKTVLIDTVDHKFSREFVQNLMAEVDLNTIDYIVINHAEEDHAGALSELMARIPNTPIYCTYNAIDSITGHHHHPEWNFHTVKTGDTLDIGNGKQLIFIETPMLHWPDSMMTYMTEDAVLFSNDAFGQHYCDEHLFNDEVDQTELFEQCQRYFANILTPFSRLVTAKIHEVLGFNLPLSMVATSHGVVWRDDPAQIIHLYLKWADSYQEDRITLFYDTMSNNTRMMADAIAQGINDVDPGVAVKIYNVARHDKNEILTQVFRSKGVLVGSSTMNNVMMPKVAAMLEEITGLRFQNKKASAFGSYGWNGGAVDRVQTRLMDAGFETTLALKTKWRPDGSALEICRNHGREIARQWALHPLDDTPARRVISPVKQTAAAPQTTTAPQNVSAPAESACGCNEVAAAQSTAQPAVQSENGCMVCSVCQWIYDPALGEPMQDVTPGTMWSDVPDSFLCPECGLGKDVFNPIR
- the norW gene encoding NADH:flavorubredoxin reductase NorW, which gives rise to MKDIVIIGAGFAARQLIRQLRKQDAHCPIRLITADSGDEYNKPDLSHVMSLQQHADDLTKLSAAAFAEENRITLLANTRVTAIDRHAQQVVCGTARYDYHKLVFATGASAIVPQISGREHMLTLNSQQEYRTHEGRLWQAERVLVLGAGLIGTELAMDLGRAGKQVTLVDCANSILPALMPPEISARLQFTLTQQGVSLQLNTTLQQLEKTETGVQATFTDGRAVEVDEILSAIGLQANTQLAKAAGLTVQKGIQTNVQLQTTDPQIYALGDCAEISGKLLPFLQPIQLSAITLAKNLLGASETLTLPPMLVKIKTPLFPLQMAGDTTGSDLHWQQEWNEQGMVAKALDGQQILRAFVVGGERMKEAFPLLRQLSTVSSITA
- the tehB gene encoding SAM-dependent methyltransferase TehB gives rise to the protein MQDLICYKKMPQWNSQTLPAAFQEKHNTQEGTWAKLTVLKGEMTFSMLTEDGDTLETFQFSEQNQPPFVEPQAWHRIVSFSDDLECQLSFFCSAEDFYHKKYGLTRTHSEVINAVQHIKPSKTLDLGCGGGRNALYLNLRGFDVTACDKHEQSIDSLNNIIKSEALENIRAGVYNINLAEIKEQYDFILSTVVLMFLERDRIPHIISNMQDSTVNGGYNLIIAAMSTEDCPCPMPFSFTFKEGELKNYYADWEILKYNEDMGELHKTDAQGNRIKLRFATLLARKP